The following are encoded together in the Oreochromis aureus strain Israel breed Guangdong linkage group 18, ZZ_aureus, whole genome shotgun sequence genome:
- the jmjd4 gene encoding 2-oxoglutarate and iron-dependent oxygenase JMJD4 has protein sequence MDREAYRNCSSLVKIPRQSYEQFWSSHFLDYIDKELSYSKFFKKYLLPNHPCMFSRRFTEEWKCRKQWVTEDGKPNFQKLLQEFDETPVPVANCNAKEYNANPKQVMPFKEFIHYWREYILNGHSSPKGCLYLKDWHMSRDFPEHNVYTTPVFFTSDWLNEYWDTLEVDDYRFVYMGPKGSWTPFHSDVFRSYSWSANICGRKKWLLYPPGQEEFLRDTHGNLPYDVTSAELRDRGLFPHAEEACQPLEIIQEAGEIIFVPSGWHHQVYNLEDTISINHNWLNGCNIDIMWQFLQTELSSVQKEIDEWRNTMDSWHQHCQVIMKACSGINYGEFASFLKIIANNRMAFLNACSSGDPSDYSRHLSEILTTLGPYHAAFDLQRVAHIIECLLCNEDFKRLDHSTLTLQPETMLQQIRDTIQSTRGQHLLYQE, from the exons ATGGATAGGGAGGCGTACCGTAACTGCAGCAGCCTGGTCAAAATACCAAGGCAGTCATATGAACAGTTTTGGTCTTCGCATTTTCTAGATTACATTGACAAGGAGCTTAGCTATTCCAAGTTTTTCAAGAAATATCTGCTCCCCAATCACCCTTGTATGTTTTCAAGGAGATTTACAGAGGAGTGGAAGTGTAGGAAACAGTGGGTGACTGAGGATGGGAAACCTAATTTCCAGAAATTGCTGCAAGAGtttg ATGAGACTCCAGTCCCTGTTGCAAACTGCAATGCGAAGGAGTACAATGCTAACCCCAAACAAGTCATGCCTTTCAAAGAATTTATACACTACTGGAGGGAATACATCTTGAATGGACACTCATCACCCAAAGGATGCCTCTATCTTAAAGACTGGCACATGTCAAG GGACTTTCCAGAACATAATGTTTACACCACACCAGTGTTCTTTACTTCTGACTGGCTCAATGAATACTGGGACACCCTTGAAGTGGATGACTACCGATTTGTCTACATGGGACCTAAAGGGTCATG GACACCATTCCACTCTGATGTGTTCCGTTCATACAGTTGGTCTGCAAACATCTGTGGCAGGAAGAAGTGGCTCTTGTATCCTCCAGGTCAGGAGGAGTTTTTACGAGACACTCACGGCAACCTCCCTTATGATGTTACGTCAGCTGAACTTCGAGACAGAGGCCTTTTTCCACACGCTGAAGAAGCCTGCCAACCTCTTGAAATCATTCAGGAGGCAGGAGAAATCATTTTTGTGCCTAGTGGTTGGCATCATCAAGTTTATAATCTG GAGGACACCATCTCCATTAATCATAACTGGCTGAATGGTTGCAACATTGACATCATGTGGCAGTTTCTTCAGACTGAACTGTCATCTGTTCAAAAAGAGATAGATGAGTGGAGAAACACAATGGACTCGTGGCATCAGCACTGCCAG GTAATTATGAAGGCTTGCTCCGGTATCAATTATGGAGAATTTGCCTCATTTTTGAAAATCATTGCCAACAACAGAATGGCTTTCCTTAACGCTTGCTCCTCTGGGGATCCCTCCGATTACTCACGTCATCTCTCAGAGATCCTCACCACGCTGGGACCTTACCACGCGGCCTTTGACCTACAAAGAGTAGCTCATATAATCGAATGCCTCCTGTGCAATGAAGACTTTAAGCGACTCGATCACTCAACATTGACTCTGCAGCCAGAAACAATGTTACAGCAAATTCGTGACACCATACAGTCCACAAGAGGGCAGCATCTCCTTTATCAGGAGTAA
- the snap47 gene encoding synaptosomal-associated protein 47 — MSRDVPIHSWPGSYYINSEKRWENGTLSLTRTTVRFVSNQSKESLASFRLSRIVEIKMESSSFIFSTLTVLEEGNVKHWFGSLKPNRVVVYNVLEHFWRERLLSPSSEAQRAEAQPTKGRELISLVAGAQKRLEDTGRVLGHQGEQFDNMMQGLEKIDSDLGVADKLLSELESPSWWPFGKLPWKTQQDAKAEDAARAAAAASSSAARYSSRNKLITSIPAVLSKGGESDLKPGCLLVLVSSLEVRNTNCQLLHRFERNEIDEIRVHSPYEITVRQRFIGKPDICYRLLSAKMPEALSVLEMQYKKKIEFTSDYTDFKTTPVSSPRDTEGKSWTEGLLQTCQETELPLEVPAGELSQLQVHVFQPSVSQAEAQELKQMLMQLKNLALEAETELERQDEALDVLTSSTDRATMHIEKHTCRMKRLL, encoded by the exons ATGAGCCGGGACGTTCCCATCCACAGCTGGCCAGGCTCCTATTACATCAACAGTGAGAAACGGTGGGAAAACGGAACCCTGTCTCTCACCAGAACCACGGTGCGCTTCGTCTCCAACCAGAGCAAGGAGAGTCTTGCCAGCTTCCGTCTCTCGAGGATCGTGGAGATCAAGATGGAGTCATCTAGTTTCATCTTCAGCACTCTCACAGTACTTGAAGAAGGCAACGTGAAACATTGGTTTGGTTCCCTTAAGCCCAACAGGGTGGTGGTTTATAATGTGTTAGAGCATTTCTGGAGAGAGCGGCTTCTCTCTCCCAGCTCAGAAGCCCAGCGGGCTGAGGCTCAGCCTACGAAGGGAAGAGAGCTGATCAGCCTGGTGGCAGGGGCCCAGAAAAGATTGGAGGACACTGGCAGAGTCCTCGGCCATCAGGGAGAGCAGTTTGACAATATGATGCAGGGCCTGGAGAAGATTGACTCTGACTTGGGCGTGGCTGACAA ACTTCTGTCAGAACTGGAGTCTCCTTCCTGGTGGCCATTTGGTAAACTCCCCTGGAAGACCCAGCAGGATGCAAAAGCCGAGGATGCTGCgagagctgcagctgctgcttcttcttcagcaGCCAGGTACTCCAGCAGAAATAAGTTAATCACAAGCATCCCAGCAGTGCTGTCCAAAGGTGGAGAATCGGACTTGAAGCCTGGATGTTTGTTGGTGCTAGTGTCCTCGCTGGAGGTGCGAAACACAAACTGCCAGCTCCTTCACAGATTTGAGCGAAATGAAATTGACGAAATCAGGGTGCACAGCCCCTATGAGATTACCGTCAGGCAGCGTTTCATCGGGAAGCCAGACATATGTTACAGGCTCCTGTCCGCCAAGATGCCAGAGGCTTTGTCCGTGTTAGAGATGCAGTACAAAAAGAAGATAGAGTTCACAAGCGATTACACAGATTTTAAGACAACTCCAGTTTCATCGCCACGtgacacagaagggaaaagCTGGACTGAAG GTTTACTGCAGACGTGCCAAGAGACAGAGCTCCCACTGGAGGTCCCCGCAGGAGAGCTGTCCCAGTTGCAGGTGCATGTTTTCCAGCCATCTGTCAGTCAGGCTGAGGCCCAGGAACTCAAACAG ATGCTCATGCAGCTAAAGAACCTTGCCTTGGAGGCCGAAACTGAGCTGGAACGCCAGGATGAAGCCCTGGATGTCCTGACAAGCTCCACAGACCGGGCCACCATGCACATAGAGAAGCACACCTGTCGCATGAAAAGACTCCTGTAG